Part of the Kiritimatiellia bacterium genome is shown below.
GGTCCGCCGGGGCTGGACCCGGACCACGGCCTGGCGTTTCAGCGGCTTCGAAAGCGGCAAGTCCAAGCAAACCTACGAGTGCACCCTCCGGGCCGCGGGGGACGATCCCTGGACGGCCCATTGCGCCACGGGCGTGCGGTGGAAGGAAATGGAATTCGAGAATTTCCTGGATACGGGCGGGACCTTGACGTGGCCGTTCAAGTCGAAGACCGTCTTCGCCTGCACGTTCGAGGGCCAGGGCCGGTCCTGGAAGCTGGCGATGGGCCAGGAGCTGAACGACCTCGTGCTGAACGGCCTGCTGACCGACGGCTCGACCGTGGTCGCGGTGGAGGGCATCCGCGAGCTGGCGGGCTCTTCGATTCCCCTGGGCGAGCCTTCCGGCTTCCTTTTCCGCGGGCCCGACGGCCTGCTCGGCGCCGTGGAGGTCATCAACAACGGGACAGTCTGGATCGCCGGAGAGGCGGCGCCCGAAGTGCGGAACGCGCTGGCGTGCGCCTCGAGTTCCCTGCTGTTGTACCGGGCCCTGAAGTAGGCCCCGGGTAAGTCAGAGCGCTTGCCGGATCTTCTTCGGCGGCTTGATGGTTTCCAGCGGGATCGCCGACCGGATGAACCATTCCCCGTCCCGCTTGACCCACTCGAGCCGGAAGTCCGTCACGTCGCGCCCCCAATCGTCGCCGTAGACGTAGACGCCTTCCACCGCGAGGTCGGTCGTGGCGGACCGGCGGTCGCCGGCGACCCGGATGAGCTTGTCCCGGATGGCGACGTCAATCTCGTCCAGGGTCGCGCGGGCATGGAGCACGGCGACGGCCAGGTCCTGCCGGTTCGAGAGATTCGGCAGGTACGGACCGAGCCGGATATCCGGCGCCGCGGTGAAGGCCGCGGCGATTTCCTGGGCGCGGCGCAGCGAGGCCAGCGGCGATTCCCCAGCCTCCTTGTTGAACGTTTTCCGAAGATGCTCCATCCGCCGGCTGATCCGGCTCACGTCGCGGTTCCGCCAGGCCAGGACCCCGTACGCGACCGCCGCGGCGGCCAGCAGGCCGGTCCAGAACCGCCAACCGCGCGGAACGGTCTTCATCGCCAGACCCCGCCGGTGATCTTCTTGCGTTTCACGATCCCGAGGACATGGGCTTCGAGCTGGACGGAGCGATTGTCGCCCGCCACGAAAAACTCGTCGTCTTCCAGCGTGACTTGCGGCAGCGTCCAGTTCCCGCGCTCCGCCAGGTACGGCTCCGGCACCTCGCGGCCGTCCACGATCAGCCGCCCGTTGAAGAAATGGAGAGTCTCGCCGGGCAGGCCGAGCACCCGCTTGAGATAGAGGGCGCGCCGGCCGCCGGCGATGGAGATGACCACCACTTCGCCGCGCCTCGGAGCCCGGGCGGCGAAGGACAACAGGGTGGCCACATGCCAGGAGCCGTCGCGGAAGGTGGGCTCCATGCTGTTGCCCTGCACGCGGACGGGCAGCAGGACGTAGTTGAACAGCAGGATGCAGAAAAGGCCCAGCAGGATGGCGCGGCGCAGGGTGGTCTTCACGTTCTCCCCCACGGCCATGCGTTTCAACAGGCTGCCCGGTTGTTTCGGTTCCGTCATGGTTTGCGCTCCTTCCCCGCCCACTGGCGCCACGTGCGGCCCGTCTGCCGGAACGCGCGGGCCAGGTCCTGCAGCCCGGCTGGCCGGGAGGTCCGCTTCCAGCCTTTCGCATACCGGCGGAAAAACCGCTGCAACTCGTGAATCCATACAAGAATCCGCTGCCGCATCAAAGCCGGATTTTTTCCCGCGACGCGCAGGCCGACGCGCCGCGCCGTCAGACGCAGCGCTTCGCCGGCGAGCGCGAGTTCGTCCACATCCGCCGCGCGGAGACCGGCTGCGGGCCGAAGACCCGCCAGGCGCCGCGCCAGCCGGCGGCAAGCTGGCTCCCGCCGGGCGGCGCGGCGCGCGGTCCCGATGGGGACAGGCGGCTCCTCCGGTCCCTCCAAAAGGGCCGGCCAGCGGGCGCAGCCCGTGGCGCCGGCCTCCACGAAGAGGCGGCCGGCGCGGCCGGAAGGATCGCCCAGGACGTGCCGGGAGAAGGACCGGTCGAAGGACCGGCCCTCGTCGCCGGCCGGGTTCCATCCCATCGCGGCACCGAGCGCCATCCCGTGCAGGGAGCAGGCCGGCAGGTTGAAATGCCCCACGTCGCCCCAGTCCGTCACCAGCAGGCCGCGTGCGCCGAGGCGCCGGCCTGCCCGGGCATATCCCGCGATGTTCGCCCGTGCTTCCTCGACTTCGTTGAACACCACCTTGTAGCCCCGCGTCGAGGGGCAGACCCAGGTCTCGAGGCCTGCCTGGATGAACCGGTTGGCCTTCTCGAAATCCGTGTCGCGCTCGTAGCCCCAGTCCAGCGCGACGGCATCGCGCGGAAGGCGGCGGATCGCCTCCGGGTGCCGGTGCATCACGTCGCCCCAGAACATCAGCTGCTTGCCGTGCTCCCGGGCCACCGACCGGATGAACTTCAGGTGCAGCAGGTAGAGGGCGGCCAGGCCGTGGCGGCGCACGTAGGCCGCGTTGGCGCCCCGGCCGAGATCGTACGTTTCGTCCCCGCACATGTTGAAGCGCGGCGAGGAGAAGAGGGGCAGGAATTCGTCCAGCATGTTCCGGATCAGGCGGCGGCTTTCCGGGAGCCGGGGGTTCAGCGTCGCGCCGCGCAGCCGCTGGCGCCACGTCGCGCTGTCCCAGTCGCGGGCGGGCCATTCGATCTCGGCCAGCGCGCGGTACCGCGGCAGGCTTAACACTTTTCCCATGTGGCCGAAGCAGGCCAGGCAGGGGATCAGTTCGATGTGCCGTTCGCGGCCGTACCGGTCCAGTTCGCGGATTTCCCGCGCGGTCAGCGGATCGCCTCCCGCGCCGATGTCGGGGTCGAACGCGAAATCGAACGCGTGCTCGATGTACAGCTGCAGCACGTTCATTTTCAGCGCCGCCATGCGGTCGACCAGCGCCTCCAGGGTGCCCATGGTGGGGACCCGGCCGCGGCTGATGTCCAGCGAGTAACCCCGGTTTGGAAAAGCCGGCGCATCCTCGATCCGGAGCCGGGGCAGCCTTGCCCCGTACTGGTTCCGGAGTTGCCGCAGCGTGCGCTGCCCGTGGAGCAGGCCGGCCGCGTCGGGGGCCGCGATCCGGATGTCGCGGTCGATGGTCAGCGTATAGCTTTCGGGCGGTCCGGCGGCCGGCTCCAGCCGAAGGGTGGGGCGCCCGGTCCGCCATCCGCCGGAGAGGCGGAGGCGGCGCGGCGAGGGAAGTAATTGCGGTGTCATCGCGTGCGTCCTACTATACGAAGACGGGTCGAGGTATGAAAGAGCAAGTCCAGGGCGGCAGTCCGGCGCCGCGGCGGGTCCGCGTCCGCTACGAGGGGCGGGTGCAGGGCGTGGGATTCCGTTTCACCGCGGTGGACCTCGGCGCCCGGTTCAACATCACCGGCTTCGTGCGCAACGAGGTTGACGGGTCCGTCGAACTGGTGGCCGAGGGCGAGGAACCGGTGCTCCGGGCGTTCCTTGGCGCCATCCGCCTTTCACCCCTCCGGCGATACATCACCGGCGAGGAGGCGTCCTGGTCCGACGGGTCGGGCGAGTTCGGCGGGTTCGGGGTCAAGTTCTGACGAACGCCTCTTTACTTTGGGAACGAAGCCGCTATGCTATACAAAACCCGTGGCGGGAGCCCGGGCCGGTCCATGAAATACGCCCTATTAGGAGACATACACGCCAACCTAGAGGCGCTGACCGCCGTCCTGGCCGACGCCAAGGAGCAGGGCGTCACGCACTACGCCTGCGTCGGCGACGTGGTCGGCTACAATGCCAACCCGGTGGAGTGCGTCAACCTGGTGCGCGAACTCGCCCCCACCGTGGTCCGCGGCAACCACGACCACTACTGCTCCCACGACGATAACTTGAGCGGATTCCACCCCCTGGCGGCGGACGCGGTGGACTGGACGCGCAAGCTCCTGCCGGAGGAGATGCGGCTGTACCTGCGCAAGCTCAAGCTCGTGGCCATGATCGAGTCCTTCACGCTGGTCCACAGCACCCTGGACATGCCCGAGATGTGGGGCTACGTGTTTGACAAGCTGGAGGCCGAGGCGCATTTCCACTACCAGACCACGGCCGTCTGCTTCTTCGGACACACGCACGTCCCGCTGGCCTTCGAGAAGGCGGACGGGGTGCGGTGCGGCCTCTACACGCGCATCCAGGTCGCGCGCGGCAAGAAGTACTTCATCAACGTCGGGAGCGTGGGGCAACCGCGCGACGGCGATCCCCGGGCCGCCTACGCCATCTACGACCTGGTTCGGAACCAGATCGAGCTGCGCCGCGTGGCGTACGATTTCCGGATCACCCAGAAGAAGATCCTAGACGCCGGGCTGCCCGGCCGGGTGGCCGCCCGACTGGCGGTCGGGCGATGAAATCCATGAAACGGCGTCTCGGAGCGGCGCTCCTGTTCGGCGCGATCCTGGCCCGGTCCGCGGCGGGCCAGGTCGAGGTCGCGTGCCGCCTGGCGGCGTCCCGCACCCTGTTGTTCGAGCCCGTGCGGGCGGCGGTCCGGGTCACGAACAACACGGGCCATCCGCTCCGGTTCGGCGGGGAGAACCCGGACGTGCGCCTCGGCTTCAGCGTGGAACAGGCGCCGGGCGAGCCCGTGCTGCCGACGGGCCAGCCGATCCCCGAAGCGCCCCTGGTCCTCGCGCCGGGCGAAACCCGGGAAATGGAATTCAACCTGCTGGCCTCCTACCGCATCCACGCCACCGGGCCCTATACCATCCAGGCCCGCGTGAGCCAGGGCGACGTGGCCTTTGTCTCCCCGAAGGCTTTCCTGGACGTGCTGCCGGGCTTCGACGTGGGGCGGGTGGCCGTGGGGTTGGCCGGCGCGGCGAAGGACACGCGCCTTTACACGATCAAGACGATGACCCGCGACCGGACGGAACTGCTTTTCCTGCGCGTGGACGACGAGAAAAGCGGGCGCTGCCTGGGGGTGTTCGACCTCGGCCGGATCGTGCGCCAGTTCCAGCCCCGGATGGAAAGCGATTACAAGGGGCACATCCACGTGCTGCACCAGTCCAGTCCCTGGAAGTTCACCCATCCCGCGGTCCATCCCGACGCCATCCCGGGCGCCCCGCGGGTTTTCAACGCCTACGACCCCGGGGTGCGCTTTGAGAGGTCCCCGGGGGGCGTGGTGACGCTGCGCGGCATCCGGCCGCCCCAGGATCCATCACTGTTCCAGCCTCCGGCCACCCTCACCCCCGATCCCGCCGGCGGAAAAAAAAGGCGATGACGCGCCGCCCCTCGCGTGGTATATTTCCAACGTAGCCAAACGCCCGGTGCACCCGTGGTGAAATTGGCATACACGCAAGATTCAGGTTCTTGTGCCAGCGATGGCGTGGAGGTTCGACTCCTCTCGGGTGCACCAATCTCTATCTCCTGAACCCTGCGCGCGCACGGGCCCGCCGCCGTCAGTAGTCCACGATCTCCCAGTAGTTGCCCGAGTCGCTCATGTTCTCGATGATGTTCAGCGAGGTGACGTGCTGCTGAAGGCTGACGTCGGAGAGGATTTCGAACATGCGCTGGCGCGCCTCGGCGTCGGCGATGGCGTCCAACCCGGCGCCCGCGCCCGAGGGCGCGGCGGGGTAGACGGGTTGGGGCGGGGGCATCGCGGCCGCCATGCGATACTGTTGCCGGAACTGTTCCTGCTGGCCGGGGGTCAGGCGTTTCCAGTGGGCGTCCAGGATCGTCCAGAGCACGCTGCCCGCGCAGACCACCTGCTTTTGCGGCGGGGCCAGCCCCGGGAAGCTCCGCGCCAGGTCCTGTTCGAAGCCGCGTTGCAGTTCCGGGGTCAGGACGACCGGCTGGCCGTTGAGGCCGGACATGAAGGCCAGGAAGTTCAGCAGGCCGTCCGCGTCGCGGTCGGTCAGCAGGAGGCCCTGGTACGGATCCACCGCCAGGACCCGGATGTAGCGGTTGATCACCTGGACCATGAGAGGCTTGTCCGCCTCGGGCATCGGGAGCGTGGCCTGGTACAGCGCGCCGAAGAGCTGCTGGCGGGCGAGGCTGATCTGGCCGGGGTCCGTGAGGGCGTGCAACTGGCGAAGGGAGCCCTGGATGTCCGTCAGTTGCCGGATCACCTCGCCGGGCATCTGCCCGAATTCCTCGACCAGTTTAGCCTCCAGCTCCTTGAGCTCCGAGGCCTTGACCGGCTGCCCGATGATGAACTGGATCAGGTCCACGCCGGCGTCGAAGTGCTCCGAGGTCAGCGTCAAGCCTCCCTCGCTGGCCAGGACGCGCGGCTCCGCGGCGGCCCCGTTCCACGAGATCAACACCAGCGTGGCGGCCAGCGCGACGCTACGAAACCGAAAAACAGGCTTGTTCATTCTGCCCCCCTTGTTGCTGCCATAGGATACCCGCCTCCTTGGCGCAAGGAAAGCGCGATGGATAACCGTTCCGTCACGCCGGGGGTTGTAGGGGCGTCGCTTGCGACGCCCGAGGGCGCCGACAAGCGACGCCCCTACTTCGGCATTACCGCGATGGAGGCCAGTCCCTTGAGGAAATCCGGAGTCATCGTATATTCCGAGCCATCCAGTTCAGACGGGAGCGAGCGCATGAAAAGAGCGTGGCTGTTACTCGCGGCCGGGGGGTTGGACCTGACGGCCCGGGCGCAGTTCCTCTATGCCGCGTCGCCGCGCATGGTGCGCTGGGACACCTCCGTACCGGGTGTCTGGCAATACTACTACACGTCGCCGCCCGGGGTCTCGAACCTCGCGCAGAGTTCGACCAGTCTCTCCAACGTGTGGACGGGCAGCCCGTGGCTCACGGCCACCGGCCACGTCAACGCCCTGCCGCCCATTCCGATCTCGCCGCTTTCGCGCGCGTTCTTTCGCATGAGCCGCTTGCGGAAATAGGGGCGCGCCTTCACGGATTCCGGGATCGGCCGGCCAGGGCACAGGCCGCCAGGAACAGCGCCGCGTTGACCAGCACGATCATCGCCCCGGCGGGCGTATCGAGCAGCAGCGACAACGAGAGGCCGAGCACGACGGACAGCGTCCCGAGCGCGGCGGACAGCGCCAGGGTCCCTTTGAACCCACGCCGGAACTGGAGCGCGGTGACGGCCGGGAAGATCAGCAGGCTGGAAACCAGCATGGTGCCCACCACCCGGATGCCGAGCACCACCATCAGCGCCGTCAGCAGGGCCAGCAGGCGATTGATCCGCGAGGTCCGGATCCCCGCGACGCGCGCGGCGGTCTCGTCGAAGGTGACGGCGAACAGTTCCTGGTAGAACAGCGCGATCATGCCGATCACGCCGAAGGCCAGGCCGACGGCCAGGCGGGCCTCCGCGCGGCTGACGGAGAGAATGTCGCCGAACAGGAAGCTGAACAGGTCCACGTTGAACCCGCCGCCGAGGCTGGAGAGCAGCACGCCCGCCGCGATGCCGACGGCGGAGATCATGCCGATGGCCGAGTCGCCGTACAGCGCCGCGCGGTCGGGCAGGTACAGGATGACCAGCGAGGCCAGCGCGACGAGGGGCAGGGCGACGTAGAGCGGCGTCCAGCCGAGGAGCAGGGCCAGGCCGACGGCGCCGAACGCGAAATGCGAAAGCCCGTCGCCGATCATCGCGTACCGGCGCAGGACCAGGAAGACCCCGAGCAGCCCGCACCCGAGCGCGACAAAGACGCCCGCCACGAGCGCGCGCTGCACGAAGCCGAACTGCAGCAGTTCGATCACCGGGTTCACGGCGCGCCCCCCGCCCCGTCGTGCTGGTGGCAGATGGTGTGCTGCGCGAAGGAACCGAACCGGGCCGTCATCTCCGGCGAATCGCAGAACTCGGAGAAGCTGCCCGCGAACACCACCGTGCGGTCCAGGTACAGCAGGCGGGCGGCGTACCGGCCCGCCGTGGCGCTGTCGTGGGTGACGAGCACGACCGTCACGCCGTCCCGCCGGTTGAGTGCGGACAGCAGTTCGTAAAAGGCGTTCCGGCTGTCCGGGTCGAGCGCCAGGGTCGGTTCGTCGAGCAGGAGCAGGCGCGGCCGGTTGACCAGCGCCCGGGCCAGCAGCGCGCGCTGTCGCTGGCCGCCGGACAGTTCCCCGATGCGCCGGGACGCCAGCGCGGCGATGTCCAGCCGGTCGAGGGTCTCCGCGACCGCCTCGCGGTCCTGCGCGTCGAGCCAGCGCGGAAAGCGGTGGCCCGCGAGGCGCCCCATGCCGACCACCTCGCGCACGGTGGCCGGGAACCGGGGAAAGGCGATGCCGGCGAACTGGGAGAGGTATCCGAGTTTCGACCAGGCCCGCAACCGGCCGGCGGGCTCACCGAAAACGGTCGCGCGGCCCGCGGAGGGCGGCAGGAGCCCGAGCAGCGTCTTGAGCAGGGTCGTCTTACCCGCGCCGTTCGGGCCGACGACGGCCCAGAATTCGCCCTCCCGCGCCTGCCAGGTCGCCTTCTCCAGCGCCAGGCCGACCCCGTACCCCACGGACAGGTCCTGGACGTCGATCGCGTTCACGGGCACTCCAGGGCCGCGCGCAGCTTCGCCAGGTTCTCCCGCATGATGGAGAGATACGTCATGCCGCCGCGTTCATGCTGCTCCCGCGTCAGGTTGTGCGCCGTGTGCAGGACCTCCAGCCGGGCGCCCGTTTCCCCCGCGATCACCCGGCCGACGCGGGGATCGAGCAATTCCTCGTGGAACAGGATCTTCTGGCCGGACTCGCGCAGGAGGACGATCAGGGCGGCGATCTGCGAGGGCGTCGGCATGGCGTTGGGCGAGAATCCGGCGTACGGCGAAACATGCTCCAACCCGTACCGCCGGGCGAAATAGCCGAACGCGAAATGGCCGGCGTAGAGAATCCGGCGGTGCCGACAGGTCTGTAGCCCTGCCTGGATCTCCTCGTGGAGCTGTTGCAACTCCACCCGGTAGGCGGCGGCGCGGGCGAGGTAGGTCTCGCGCCCTTCGGGATCGGCCTGCGCAAGGCCTTCCGCGATGGCGGCCACGATGTCCTGCGCCAGGACCGGGTCGAGCCAGAGATGCGGATCGGTCGCATGGCCGTGTCCATCATGCGCTTCGTGCTCCTCGTGCCCGCACAGGCGGGGAATGCCGCGGCCCGCCTCGATCACCATGGGACGCGGTTCCGGCAGCCCGTCCAGCAGGTCTTCGGCCCAAGGCTCCAGGTCGTCGCCGAGATAGATGAACACGCCGGCGCGGTGCAGGGCGAGGACCTCGGACGGCTTGGGCGAATAGGTGTGGATCTCGACGCCCGGGGGAAGGAGTGGCTTTACCTCGACCCGGTCGCCGCCGACAGCGCGGGCCCAGTCGGCCAAAGGAAAGATGGTGGTGACGACGCGGACCGGTTCGGCCCCGGCGGCGCCCAGACCGAGCTGTGCCGCCGCCACGCCGATCAGGATCTGACAGCGCATGCGCATGAGGAACCGCAGGTGTTGTAGCCGCGACGCGCGATCACGGCAAGGCAAATGCCGGCCAAGGAGTGCGCCGGCAAGCCCCGATCTCGCAACGAATCGGGGCGCGACGGCGCTCAACACGGCGCCGCCTCGCCGTGCTCCAAGCCTGTGCGTCTACATGAACGGACGCAGGCTTTGCGGAATATCCTTCCGCCCCGGACCCCGATAGTCCTTCAGGAGGTTGGCTGCCACGGGGTCCGGGGGCAGGGCGCGGACGCGGGTCAGGAACTCGAACAGCGCGTCCGTCAATTCGGTTAACGGCAGCCCGAAGTCGCGGCCGAACCGCGAGAAGAGCCACCGGCTGAAACCGGCGAAGGCTTCAAACGGGCTGGCCGCGCCGGTCCAAAGGAGCGGCGCCGTCCGGGGAAAATGGCCGCGGTTGACCACGAGTTCCCAGGTGCGGGCGAAGCGCTTGATTCCGGTCAGCGTCGGCTCGTCCGTCGCGGACGTGGAAAGCACTTCGTAGGGCGGGCGCGGGTTGTAGCGCATGGACCCGGCTTCGTCATGCCGGGCGAGGGACGCGCCGTGCAGTTTCTTCAGGATGCCGAGTTGGATCTTGTGCGGCTCGAGGCGGACCAGCCGGTCGAACCCGGAGGCGAAACTCTGTAGCGTCTCGCCCGGCAAGCCCGCGATCAGGTCCGTGTGAAGGATGGCTCGGGTGTTTTGCCGCAGCCATCGGAGGTTGTTCTCCACAGCCCCCGGATCGAGCGGGCGGCGGATGCGAGCCGCCACTTCCGGATTGAAGGTCTGGATGCCGATTTCAAGCTGCAGCGAGCCCGCGGGAAACCGCGCCAGCAGGCCGCGCAACTCGTCCGGGAACCGGTCGGGCACCATCTCGAAATGGACGAACAGGTCCGGCCGCAGGCGGTCGAGGAAGAACGTCAGCACCTCGCGGCAGCGGTTAAAGTCCAGGTTGAAAGTGCGGTCCAC
Proteins encoded:
- a CDS encoding DUF4080 domain-containing protein; translation: MTDIVLSTLNARYIHPAFGLRCLQANLGPLRSRSRILEFDLKTVPGRAADALLAEHPRIVGLGAHIWNAEALEGLARELKSRQPDLVLVLGGPEITENETGLTRLADYVIAGEGEEPFRRLCADLLESRRPAGRFIRTGPADPSTLALPYDLYSDADLAHRITYVESSRGCPYHCDYCLSAGDAPVRYFPLPPLLEALDGLLGRGAHTIKFVDRTFNLDFNRCREVLTFFLDRLRPDLFVHFEMVPDRFPDELRGLLARFPAGSLQLEIGIQTFNPEVAARIRRPLDPGAVENNLRWLRQNTRAILHTDLIAGLPGETLQSFASGFDRLVRLEPHKIQLGILKKLHGASLARHDEAGSMRYNPRPPYEVLSTSATDEPTLTGIKRFARTWELVVNRGHFPRTAPLLWTGAASPFEAFAGFSRWLFSRFGRDFGLPLTELTDALFEFLTRVRALPPDPVAANLLKDYRGPGRKDIPQSLRPFM
- the lepB gene encoding signal peptidase I yields the protein MTEPKQPGSLLKRMAVGENVKTTLRRAILLGLFCILLFNYVLLPVRVQGNSMEPTFRDGSWHVATLLSFAARAPRRGEVVVISIAGGRRALYLKRVLGLPGETLHFFNGRLIVDGREVPEPYLAERGNWTLPQVTLEDDEFFVAGDNRSVQLEAHVLGIVKRKKITGGVWR
- a CDS encoding metal ABC transporter permease; translated protein: MIELLQFGFVQRALVAGVFVALGCGLLGVFLVLRRYAMIGDGLSHFAFGAVGLALLLGWTPLYVALPLVALASLVILYLPDRAALYGDSAIGMISAVGIAAGVLLSSLGGGFNVDLFSFLFGDILSVSRAEARLAVGLAFGVIGMIALFYQELFAVTFDETAARVAGIRTSRINRLLALLTALMVVLGIRVVGTMLVSSLLIFPAVTALQFRRGFKGTLALSAALGTLSVVLGLSLSLLLDTPAGAMIVLVNAALFLAACALAGRSRNP
- a CDS encoding metallophosphoesterase family protein; this encodes MKYALLGDIHANLEALTAVLADAKEQGVTHYACVGDVVGYNANPVECVNLVRELAPTVVRGNHDHYCSHDDNLSGFHPLAADAVDWTRKLLPEEMRLYLRKLKLVAMIESFTLVHSTLDMPEMWGYVFDKLEAEAHFHYQTTAVCFFGHTHVPLAFEKADGVRCGLYTRIQVARGKKYFINVGSVGQPRDGDPRAAYAIYDLVRNQIELRRVAYDFRITQKKILDAGLPGRVAARLAVGR
- a CDS encoding zinc ABC transporter substrate-binding protein: MRMRCQILIGVAAAQLGLGAAGAEPVRVVTTIFPLADWARAVGGDRVEVKPLLPPGVEIHTYSPKPSEVLALHRAGVFIYLGDDLEPWAEDLLDGLPEPRPMVIEAGRGIPRLCGHEEHEAHDGHGHATDPHLWLDPVLAQDIVAAIAEGLAQADPEGRETYLARAAAYRVELQQLHEEIQAGLQTCRHRRILYAGHFAFGYFARRYGLEHVSPYAGFSPNAMPTPSQIAALIVLLRESGQKILFHEELLDPRVGRVIAGETGARLEVLHTAHNLTREQHERGGMTYLSIMRENLAKLRAALECP
- a CDS encoding metal ABC transporter ATP-binding protein, which produces MPVNAIDVQDLSVGYGVGLALEKATWQAREGEFWAVVGPNGAGKTTLLKTLLGLLPPSAGRATVFGEPAGRLRAWSKLGYLSQFAGIAFPRFPATVREVVGMGRLAGHRFPRWLDAQDREAVAETLDRLDIAALASRRIGELSGGQRQRALLARALVNRPRLLLLDEPTLALDPDSRNAFYELLSALNRRDGVTVVLVTHDSATAGRYAARLLYLDRTVVFAGSFSEFCDSPEMTARFGSFAQHTICHQHDGAGGAP
- a CDS encoding family 20 glycosylhydrolase; this encodes MTPQLLPSPRRLRLSGGWRTGRPTLRLEPAAGPPESYTLTIDRDIRIAAPDAAGLLHGQRTLRQLRNQYGARLPRLRIEDAPAFPNRGYSLDISRGRVPTMGTLEALVDRMAALKMNVLQLYIEHAFDFAFDPDIGAGGDPLTAREIRELDRYGRERHIELIPCLACFGHMGKVLSLPRYRALAEIEWPARDWDSATWRQRLRGATLNPRLPESRRLIRNMLDEFLPLFSSPRFNMCGDETYDLGRGANAAYVRRHGLAALYLLHLKFIRSVAREHGKQLMFWGDVMHRHPEAIRRLPRDAVALDWGYERDTDFEKANRFIQAGLETWVCPSTRGYKVVFNEVEEARANIAGYARAGRRLGARGLLVTDWGDVGHFNLPACSLHGMALGAAMGWNPAGDEGRSFDRSFSRHVLGDPSGRAGRLFVEAGATGCARWPALLEGPEEPPVPIGTARRAARREPACRRLARRLAGLRPAAGLRAADVDELALAGEALRLTARRVGLRVAGKNPALMRQRILVWIHELQRFFRRYAKGWKRTSRPAGLQDLARAFRQTGRTWRQWAGKERKP
- a CDS encoding acylphosphatase, producing the protein MKEQVQGGSPAPRRVRVRYEGRVQGVGFRFTAVDLGARFNITGFVRNEVDGSVELVAEGEEPVLRAFLGAIRLSPLRRYITGEEASWSDGSGEFGGFGVKF